GCTACGTAAAATTCCCCATCAATGAGCCTGCGGAAGGGAAACGCAAATCGCAAATCGAAGAGTATCTCGATTTCTACGCAGGGCCTGGAGTCCAACATATCGCATTAGCGACAGGCGACATCCTGCATACGGTGAAGAGTCTGCACGCGCAAGGGATCGACTTCCTCCATGTCCCTCACACGTATTACAGCGAATTGCAGGGGCGTGTTGGCGTTATTGATGAGCCAATCGCCGAGTTAGAGGAACTCGGTATTCTCGTCGATCGAGACCACGAAGGTTACATGCTTCAGATCTTCACGCGACCTGTCGAGGATCGACCAACACTTTTTTTCGAAATCATCCAGCGCAAAGGAAGCCGCAGCTTTGGCAAAGGTAATTTCAAAGCACTATTTGAAGCCATCGAACGCGAGCAGCAGGAGCGCGGCAACCTTTAATTCAGGGAGATCAATCGTGTATTCTGCAACGCTATCGACCGCGGCGCCATTCATTATCCAGCAGGATTACCCGGCTTACACCGATGAGCAGCACAGCGTGTGGGCTGAGCTTGTGGGCCGCAGGTTGCCTGAATTGGAGAAGCATGCGGCCAGTGAGTATCTTGAGGGATATGAGGTCATCGGCCTGCAACGAGATCGCCTGCCCAATCTGACATCGATCAGCGCGCGCCTCGCTCCAAGAACGGGCTGGACATCCACGCCCGTCAGCGGGTTCCTGCCAGCACCCGCTTTTTTCGAGATGCTTGCTTCGCGCCTTTTCCCGACTACAACCTGGTTGCGCAAAAGGGACGCTCTCGACTACACACCGGAGCCCGACATCTTTCACGATGTTTTCGGCCATGTGCCGATGCATGCGCACCCGGTGTTTGCCGATTTTCTTGCGCACTACGGCCGGGTTTGCGCACACGTCGAGAGCGCTGATGTTCTCGAGAAACTTGGCCGCCTGTTTTGGTACACGGTCGAATTCGGGTTGATTCGCGAACGCGGCGAAATCAAGGTCTATGGAAGCGGCCTCATCAGTTCGCATGGGGAATGCCGCAATGTAACGGAAGGTCATTGTGCAGTTCATGATTTCTCATTGCGTGAAGTCCTCGACACTCCGGTAAAGGTGGATGAGTTGCACAAGTTGCTGTTTGCTGTGAGTAGTTTCGACCAGATCTACGAAGCAATGCGCGAAGCCGAACGACTCGCTCTAGATGGAGAGTTATGAAGACGGAATCCATTTCAGTCGATGTTCAATATCAATCGGGTTTTGGAAACGAATTCGCGACTGAGGCTGTTCCCGGAGCGCTACCGGTTGGCCAAAATGCGCCTCAACAGCACCCGCTTGGTTTGTACACTGAGCAGTTCAGTGGCACACCGTTTACTTCGCCACGCGCTACTAATCGCCGCACTTGGACCTATCGCATCCGTCCATCCGTTACACACCGCCCTTACGAAGAGATTGATTCACGGTTGATTCGGAGTGGTCCGTTTACGGAGGTTCCAACGACACCGAATCAACTTCGCTGGGACCCGCTGCCTATACCC
The sequence above is a segment of the Acidicapsa acidisoli genome. Coding sequences within it:
- a CDS encoding phenylalanine 4-monooxygenase codes for the protein MYSATLSTAAPFIIQQDYPAYTDEQHSVWAELVGRRLPELEKHAASEYLEGYEVIGLQRDRLPNLTSISARLAPRTGWTSTPVSGFLPAPAFFEMLASRLFPTTTWLRKRDALDYTPEPDIFHDVFGHVPMHAHPVFADFLAHYGRVCAHVESADVLEKLGRLFWYTVEFGLIRERGEIKVYGSGLISSHGECRNVTEGHCAVHDFSLREVLDTPVKVDELHKLLFAVSSFDQIYEAMREAERLALDGEL